A genome region from Oryzias latipes chromosome 2, ASM223467v1 includes the following:
- the LOC111948642 gene encoding gastrula zinc finger protein XlCGF57.1-like has product MSAVVPEHRVTEEDPCNQYRKFKDEHEEPEPPQTKEELQQPEPSQMKEEPEELFISQAEEQLDLKQETDTLMQIPTYGEDENSEADLNNQQSFNVTDSQDEEGNQHEESTSTTDEETDPQNREQRKRRDRSHVQNMDRAQMSESDSVGKKTREVSLVKKCQQSTRGKRSTFNKFGKRKGIAKNVSMRTESERPYVCQECGKSFNYWSKVKCHMRTHTGEKPFLCKECDKRFTRIYSLKKHMRTHTGEKPFPCKDCETSFRQISHLKAHMRTHTGETPFSCKECDKSFSCNIHLKSHTKTHTGKTAFSCKDCDASFSRIFSLKTHMRTHTGEKPFTCKECDKSFSCKIHLKRHMRRHTGEKPFTCKECNKNFSEKSHLKSHMRTHTGEKPFTCKECDKSFSQSSILNRHKRTHTGEKLFNCKECDKSFSCNIYLKKHMRTHPGEKLFTCKECDKSFSTTSVLNIHMRTHTGEKPFPCKECHKSFCRNIYLKVHMRTHTGERPFLCKECDKRFFHKASLQKHMRTHSGEKSFSNKQI; this is encoded by the exons ATGTCAGCAG TCGTCCCTGAGCATCGGGTGACTGAAGAGGATCCCTGCAACCAGTACAGGAAATTCAAAGACGAACacgaggaaccagaacctccacaaacTAAAGAGGAACTGCAGCAACCAGAACCATCACAGATGAAAGAGGAGCCAGAGGAGCTCTTCATCAGTCAGGCTGAAGAgcagcttgatctgaagcaggagactgataccttgatgcAGATCCCTACTTATGGggaagatgagaacagtgaagcagatctaaacaatcagcagagctttaatgtcactgatagtcaggatgaagaaggaaaccaacatgaagaatcaacatcaactacagatgaagagacagacccacagaacagggaacagaggaagagaagagacagaagTCATGTCCAAAATATGGACAGAGCTCAGATGTCAGAAAGTGActctgttggaaaaaaaacgagAGAGGTATCTTTGGTTAAGAAATGCCAACAATCTACAAGAGGAAAAAGATCTACCTTTAACAAGTTTGGTAAAAGAAAGGgaattgcaaaaaatgtgtcaatGAGAACTGAGTCTGAAAGACCTTATGTCTGTCAAGAATGTGGTAAAAGCTTTAATTACTGGTCTAAAGTCAAATgtcacatgagaactcatacaggagaaaagcctttcttgtgtaaagaatgtgacaaaCGTTTTACTCGTATTTATAgtctcaaaaaacacatgagaactcacacaggagagaagccttttccTTGTAAAGATTGTGAAACAAGTTTTCGTCAAATATCTCATCTCAaagcacacatgagaactcacacaggagaaacacctttttcttgtaaagaatgtgataaaagttttagttgtAACATTCATCtcaaatcacacacaaaaactcacacAGGCAAAACggctttttcttgtaaagattGTGATGCAAGTTTTAGTCGTATATTtagtctcaaaacacacatgagaactcacacaggagaaaagccttttacttgtaaagaatgtgataaaagttttagttgtAAAATtcatctcaaaagacacatgagaagacacacaggagaaaagccatttacttgtaaagaatgtaataaaaatttTAGTGAAAAATCTCACCTTAaatcacacatgagaactcacacaggagagaagccttttacttgtaaagaatgtgataaaagttttagtcaaTCATCTATTCTTAATAGACATaagagaactcacacaggagagaagctttttaattgtaaagaatgtgacaaaagtttTAGTTGTAACATTTatctcaaaaaacacatgagaactcatccAGGAGAGAAACTTTTTACTTGTAaggaatgtgataaaagttttagtacAACATCTGTTCTCAATATACAtatgagaactcatacaggagagaagccttttccTTGTAAAGAATGTCATAAAAGTTTTTGTCGTAACATTTATCTCAAAGTACAtatgagaactcatacaggagaaaggccttttctttgtaaagaatgtgataaacgATTCTTTCATAAAGCTAGTCTTCAAAAACATATGAGAACTCATTCAGGAGAGAAATCTTTTTCTAATAAACAAATTTAG